In Leptotrichia sp. OH3620_COT-345, a genomic segment contains:
- the gatA gene encoding Asp-tRNA(Asn)/Glu-tRNA(Gln) amidotransferase subunit GatA: MELYKKTASEITEMIKNKEITSKEVTKYFLDRINLLEKKIGAFSNVLKEKSMESAEIYDNDNSEEKRKNYDSDLLFGVPVALKDNILSKGDLTTASSRILKNYKGIYDATVVERLKKAGVPLIGKANMDEFAMGSSNENSAIKPVSNPWDLSRVPGGSSGGSAAAVAAGQVPIALGTDTGGSIRQPASLTGTVGIKPTYGRVSRYGLIAFGSSLDQIGALAKSTEDLARIMQIIAGYDEKDPTTADVEVPNYLENINKDIKGLKIGLPKEYYTDELDENIKKVIDKAVKELEETGAEVREVSLPYTKYAISTYYIISSAEAASNLSRYDGVRYGVRGNNENIEDMYVESRSEGFGSEVKRRIMIGNYVLSSGFYDAYYKKASQVRRLIKNDFERVLEEVDIILIPTSPTTAFKKGEKNNDPMQMYLADIYTVSVNMAGLPAISVPAGFVNGLPVGIQMIGNYFKEDLLFNVSNVYEKKRGQIEYPEL; encoded by the coding sequence ATGGAATTATATAAAAAAACTGCAAGTGAAATAACTGAAATGATTAAAAATAAAGAAATTACGTCAAAAGAAGTAACAAAATATTTTTTAGACAGAATAAATTTATTGGAAAAAAAAATTGGAGCATTTTCAAATGTTTTAAAAGAAAAATCAATGGAAAGTGCCGAAATATATGATAATGATAACAGTGAAGAAAAGCGAAAGAACTATGACAGTGATTTGTTGTTTGGGGTGCCTGTAGCATTAAAAGATAATATACTTTCAAAAGGTGATTTGACAACAGCTTCGTCACGTATTTTGAAAAATTACAAAGGAATATATGATGCTACGGTTGTAGAAAGACTTAAAAAAGCAGGCGTGCCTCTAATAGGAAAGGCTAATATGGATGAGTTTGCAATGGGATCATCTAATGAAAACTCTGCAATAAAACCTGTGTCAAATCCATGGGATTTATCAAGAGTGCCGGGAGGAAGCAGCGGAGGTTCAGCTGCAGCTGTAGCAGCAGGACAGGTACCAATAGCACTTGGAACTGATACAGGAGGAAGTATAAGACAGCCTGCTTCTCTTACAGGAACTGTAGGGATAAAGCCTACATATGGAAGAGTATCAAGATATGGGCTTATAGCGTTCGGTTCATCACTTGACCAGATAGGTGCATTGGCAAAATCGACTGAAGATTTGGCAAGGATTATGCAAATAATAGCGGGATATGATGAAAAAGATCCTACCACTGCCGATGTGGAAGTACCCAACTATCTGGAAAATATAAATAAAGACATAAAAGGACTGAAAATAGGTCTTCCCAAAGAATATTATACGGATGAACTGGATGAAAATATAAAAAAAGTCATTGATAAAGCGGTAAAAGAGTTGGAAGAAACAGGAGCTGAAGTGAGAGAAGTATCATTACCTTATACTAAATATGCTATCTCAACATATTACATCATTTCATCGGCAGAAGCCGCATCAAATCTGTCGAGATATGACGGAGTGAGATACGGAGTAAGGGGAAATAATGAAAATATAGAAGATATGTATGTGGAATCAAGAAGTGAAGGTTTCGGTTCCGAAGTGAAAAGACGTATAATGATAGGGAATTATGTTTTAAGTTCGGGATTTTATGATGCATATTATAAGAAAGCTTCTCAAGTGAGGCGGCTCATAAAAAACGATTTTGAAAGAGTGTTGGAAGAAGTGGATATTATTCTTATTCCGACATCTCCTACAACAGCTTTCAAAAAAGGTGAAAAAAATAATGATCCGATGCAAATGTATTTGGCGGATATTTACACAGTTTCAGTGAATATGGCAGGACTTCCTGCAATATCAGTACCCGCAGGATTTGTCAATGGGCTTCCTGTAGGAATACAGATGATAGGGAATTATTTTAAAGAAGATTTACTGTTTAATGTATCAAATGTGTATGAAAAAAAAAGAGGGCAAATAGAATATCCCGAATTATAA